One window of Ziziphus jujuba cultivar Dongzao chromosome 5, ASM3175591v1 genomic DNA carries:
- the LOC107422474 gene encoding U-box domain-containing protein 14, which produces MAKCHRNDVGSLMLDCPTTTPANSGGHFRLWTAFSGSSFRRKIFDAVSCGGSTRYRHHNEDVAAPPATDSTDNTSTAGSTSKLGNENQPEKPKAKKPNAKSEKLSDLLNLADWSESEADVAATKRKVEALEELKRVVRGLQVEDSEKRKEAARNVRLLAKENLDARGTIAMLGAIPQLAGMLDSEDVDTQIASLYALLNLGIGNDMNKAAIVKAGVVHKMLKLIESPNAPNPSVSEAIVANFLGLSALDSNKPIIGSSGAITFLVKILENLDKTSSLQAKQDALRALYNLSIFPSNISFMMETDLIPFLLNALGDMEVSERMLSILGNVVSTPEGRKAISRVRDSFLILVDVLNWTDSPGCQEKASYILMVMAHKAYGDRQAMIEAGIVSALLELTLLGSTLAQKRASRILECLRVDKGKQVSESFGGNLGAAVSAPICGSSSSSMNPTVGSKECLEEEEDMMSEEKKAVKQLVQQSLQNNMRRIVKRANLPQDFVPSDHFKSLTSSSTSKSLPF; this is translated from the exons ATGGCCAAGTGTCACCGGAACGACGTCGGATCTCTGATGCTAGACTGCCCTACTACCACCCCTGCAAACTCCGGTGGCCACTTCCGGTTATGGACGGCGTTCTCTGGCTCCTCATTCCGTCGTAAAATCTTCGATGCCGTTAGCTGCGGTGGAAGCACTCGCTACCGTCACCATAACGAAGATGTCGCCGCTCCTCCTGCCACCGATTCCACCGACAACACCAGCACCGCCGGATCAACTTCAAAGCTCGGCAACGAAAATCAGCCTGAGAAACCGAAGGCGAAGAAACCGAACGCGAAATCGGAGAAGTTGTCGGATCTTCTGAACCTGGCGGATTGGTCGGAGAGTGAAGCCGACGTGGCGGCGACGAAGAGGAAGGTGGAGGCATTGGAGGAGTTGAAGAGAGTGGTGAGGGGGTTGCAGGTTGAGGACTCGGAGAAGAGGAAAGAGGCGGCGAGGAATGTGAGGCTGCTGGCTAAGGAAAATTTGGATGCCAGAGGGACGATTGCTATGCTCGGAGCCATACCACAGCTGGCCGGAATGCTCGACTCCGAAGACGTAGATACTCAGATCGCTTCGCTCTATGCTTTACTCAATCTCGGGATCGGCAACGATAT GAACAAAGCGGCCATTGTTAAGGCAGGCGTTGTTCATAAAATGCTAAAGCTCATAGAATCTCCAAATGCTCCAAACCCATCTGTGTCAGAAGCTATAGTAGCAAATTTCCTAGGCTTAAGCGCATTGGATTCTAATAAACCAATTATTGGATCTTCGGGTGCCATAACTTTCTTAGTCAAAATCCTAGAGAATTTGGACAAGACCAGTAGCCTCCAAGCCAAGCAAGACGCATTGCGAGCACTATACAATCTTTCAATCTTCCCGTCTAATATTTCCTTTATGATGGAAACTGATTTGATCCCATTTCTCTTGAACGCACTGGGAGATATGGAAGTGAGTGAGAGGATGCTCTCAATTCTAGGCAACGTGGTATCTACTCCAGAAGGTCGCAAAGCAATTAGTCGTGTACGAGATTCATTTCTGATATTGGTTGATGTATTGAACTGGACCGACTCACCGGGGTGTCAAGAGAAGGCATCATACATATTGATGGTGATGGCACACAAAGCCTATGGAGACAGACAGGCAATGATTGAAGCAGGAATTGTATCAGCATTGCTTGAATTAACGCTTTTAGGTAGTACATTGGCTCAAAAGAGGGCTTCAAGGATCTTGGAGTGTTTGAGAGTGGACAAAGGAAAGCAGGTATCAGAGAGTTTTGGTGGGAATTTGGGTGCAGCTGTGTCAGCTCCCATTTGTGGTTCATCGTCATCTTCAATGAACCCGACTGTAGGTTCCAAGGAATGTTTGGAAGAGGAGGAAGATATGATGAGCGAGGAGAAGAAAGCAGTAAAGCAGTTAGTCCAACAGAGCTTGCAAAACAACATGAGGAGAATTGTGAAGAGGGCCAATTTGCCTCAAGATTTCGTTCCTTCAGATCATTTCAAGTCACTCACATCAAGTTCGACGTCAAAGAGTTTGCCATTTTAA